A single region of the Oryzias latipes chromosome 19, ASM223467v1 genome encodes:
- the LOC111946283 gene encoding uncharacterized protein LOC111946283 isoform X3 codes for MESSRTCRFKKRLKMLREHHKRCQKRYTEGLKTKHLPVQELEPDTNTIACVQREESDADEPEVPPLTRTDSVFLTKDYCTKHAIVQDLSDVPSSCIETTGDDDEYLPPKMQHSSSDESIDFPTKIPSKRRRGKAQKSYKRQKQSRTPSDDSNHSEHEEPSLNSEKVSVLKLKKKGNGGRVYNKRHYCLYCPVSCYKMARHLVRKHSSEIDVAKAISFPLKSKQRKLHLDLIRNKGNRAHNNEVLKSGTGTLIPGQQSSNPGKPSDYMHCINCEALLKRKCLWRHMSRCRLSKKCSGQKPGRSRIQSICAFAQPAPEGVSVKVWELINAMHQDEVSQVIKGERTIIRLGELLFSKHGHDKNKHEYIRQKMREIGRLVLISRKEGKLQGLEDFFKPSNFNIVVEMVKKVSGFNEDTNAYKTPSLALKLGHSLKKISDILECETQMSESIDEEFLENIKRTRTLFEKKWDVCISSRALQTLTEAKWNTPHLLPFTDDVKKMHIYIDECRKASQNNIKDNPNKKTWTRLANVTLCEVILFNRRREGEVSKMPLSAFTLRDTAGVPSDLATSLTELEQKLCKHFQRIEIRDENPYFFARPEADTHLRGSDAIREVAQACGAKHPETLSSTKLRKQVATLSTVLNLKDNEMDTLADFLGHDIRVHRQYYRLPEGTMQLAKVSKVLVAMEQGRLSQFKGMNMDQIQIDPNEKVSECAVSDVSETEGDSSWCSAGGSSRAKTSQLSADEDSDLDGLLNSGTSTSSTKHQMESRSEDSESGLRRLKNGHGSEKSKKRPLQTEPMVSTQQRDSGIDTAETGASKRRTWSSVECRAVEKILGTYIEGGRVPGKKECLSCIEASPRELEGRTWQAVKFFVKNKITALRRESSKRR; via the exons ATGGAATCTAG CAGAACCTGCAGGTTTAAAAAGCGTCTGAAGATGCTTAGGGAGCATCACAAAAGGTGCCAGAAGAGGTACACAGAGGGCCTGAAGACCAAACATCTACCTGTGcag GAATTGGAACCAGACACCAACACCATTGCCTGTGTCCAAAGAGAAGAGTCAGATGCAGATGAGCCAGAGGTTCCTCCCCTGACAAGAACAGACAGTGTATTT CTCACTAAAGACTACTGTACCAAGCATGCCATCGTTCAAGATCTGTCAGACGTCCCCTCAAGCTGCATAGAAACAACAGGTGATGACGATGAGTACCTCCCACCAAAGATGCAGCACAGTAGTTCTGACGAATCAATAGATTTTCCAACAAAAATTCCATCTAAAAGGAGGCGGGGGAAAGCTCAGAAGTCATACAAAAGGCAAAAGCAGAGTCGTACCCCTTCTGATGACTCTAACCACTCAGAACATGAGGAGCCATCTTTGAACTCGGAAAAGGTTTCTGtattgaaactgaaaaaaaaaggaaatggtgGTAGAGTCTATAATAAACGACATTATTGTCTTTATTGTCCTGTTAGCTGCTATAAAATGGCAAGACATTTGGTCAGAAAGCACAGCTCCGAGATTGATGTGGCAAAAGCCATAAGTTTTCCTCTAAAATCCAAGCAAAGGAAATTGCATTTGGATCTCATAAGAAACAAGGGGAACCGGGCTCACAATAATGAAGTTCTTAAATCAGGGACAGGAACACTGATTCCAGGTCAGCAGTCGTCTAACCCTGGAAAACCAAGTGACTACATGCACTGCATAAACTGCGAGGCTTTGctaaaaagaaagtgtttatGGAGGCATATGTCACGATGCAGActttcaaaaaaatgcagtggacAGAAGCCTGGGAGAAGCCGAATTCAATCGATCTGTGCATTTGCTCAACCTGCCCCAGAGGGTGTGAGCGTTAAAGTTTGGGAGCTGATTAATGCAATGCACCAGGATGAGGTCTCTCAAGTGATAAAGGGGGAAAGAACCATCATAAGGCTGGGagagcttttattttcaaaacacggaCATGACAAGAACAAACACGAATATATACGacaaaaaatgagagaaattgGAAGACTGGTTCTTATTTCTAGAAAAGAGGGAAAACTGCAGGGACTTGAGGATTTCTTCAAGCCGTCAAATTTCAACATAGTTGTTGAGATGGTGAAGAAAGTGTCAGGCTTCAACGAAGACACTAATGCATACAAAACTCCGTCTCTGGCTCTCAAGCTGGGCCACAGCCTGAAGAAGATTTCTGACATTCTAGAATGTGAGACACAAATGTCAGAGTCAATTGATGAGGAGTTTCTGGAGAACATCAAAAGGACTCgaactttgtttgaaaaaaaatgggatgTGTGCATTTCATCCCGTGCTCTTCAGACTTTAACTGAAGCCAAATGGAATACTCCTCATCTGCTGCCATTCACAGACGACGTCAAGAAAATGCACATCTACATAGATGAATGCAGGAAAGCATCccaaaataacataaaagaCAATCCAAATAAAAAGACCTGGACAAGACTTGCTAATGTCACTTTATGTGAAGTTATTCTCTTTAACCGCAGACGAGAAGGAGAAGTGTCCAAAATGCCTTTGAGTGCATTTACTCTTAGAGACACCGCTGGTGTTCCATCTGACCTGGCGACCAGTCTTACAGAGTTGGAGCAGAAactctgtaaacatttccaaCGCATTGAAATTCGAg ACGAGAATCcctatttttttgcaagacCTGAAGCGGATACACATCTTAGAGGGTCGGACGCAATAAGAGAAGTTGCCCAGGCGTGTGGAGCAAAGCACCCTGAAACGTTGTCATCGACAAAACTGAGGAAGCAGGTGGCCACGCTATCAACAGTTTTGAACCTAAAGGATAATGAGATGGACACACTGGCAGACTTTCTGGGACATGACATACGAGTACACAGACAATACTACAGATTACCGGAAGGAACGATGCAGTTGGCCAAAGTCAGCAAAGTTCTAGTTGCCATGGAACAAGGCCGACTCTCACAGTTCAAGGGGATGAACATGGATCAAATTCAGATAGATCCAAATG AGAAAGTGTCCGAATGTGCAGTCAGTGACGTCTCAGAGACGGAGGGCGATTCATCTTGGTGTTCAGCTGGAG GATCCTCGAGAGCCAAGACGAGCCAGCTGTCAGCTGATGAGGACTCTGATTTAGACGGCCTTCTAAACTCAG GGACATCAACATCTTCAACCAAACATCAAATGGAGTCAAGGAGTGAAGACAGTGAATCTG GACTCAGAAGACTGAAGAACGGACACGGTAGTGAAAAGTCTAAAAAGCGACCCTTACAAACAG agCCCATGGTTTCTACACAGCAGAGAGACTCAGGCATCGATACTGCTGAGACGG GAGCTTCAAAAAGAAGGACCTGGTCTTCAGTGGAGTGCCGAGCAGTGGAAAAGATTTTAGGAACCTACATTGAAGGTGGGAGGGTTCCAGGAAAAAAGGAATGTCTTTCCTGCATAGAAGCTTCGCCGAGGGAGCTGGAAGGACGAACATGGCAGGCAGTCAAGTTTTTTGTTAAGAACAAAATCACAGCACTGAGGCGGGAGAGTTCAAAAAGACGTTAA
- the LOC111946283 gene encoding uncharacterized protein LOC111946283 isoform X1 — translation MESSRTCRFKKRLKMLREHHKRCQKRYTEGLKTKHLPVQELEPDTNTIACVQREESDADEPEVPPLTRTDSVFLTKDYCTKHAIVQDLSDVPSSCIETTGDDDEYLPPKMQHSSSDESIDFPTKIPSKRRRGKAQKSYKRQKQSRTPSDDSNHSEHEEPSLNSEKVSVLKLKKKGNGGRVYNKRHYCLYCPVSCYKMARHLVRKHSSEIDVAKAISFPLKSKQRKLHLDLIRNKGNRAHNNEVLKSGTGTLIPGQQSSNPGKPSDYMHCINCEALLKRKCLWRHMSRCRLSKKCSGQKPGRSRIQSICAFAQPAPEGVSVKVWELINAMHQDEVSQVIKGERTIIRLGELLFSKHGHDKNKHEYIRQKMREIGRLVLISRKEGKLQGLEDFFKPSNFNIVVEMVKKVSGFNEDTNAYKTPSLALKLGHSLKKISDILECETQMSESIDEEFLENIKRTRTLFEKKWDVCISSRALQTLTEAKWNTPHLLPFTDDVKKMHIYIDECRKASQNNIKDNPNKKTWTRLANVTLCEVILFNRRREGEVSKMPLSAFTLRDTAGVPSDLATSLTELEQKLCKHFQRIEIRGKRNRKVPILLTPEMLTSMETLVSLRRTCGVPDENPYFFARPEADTHLRGSDAIREVAQACGAKHPETLSSTKLRKQVATLSTVLNLKDNEMDTLADFLGHDIRVHRQYYRLPEGTMQLAKVSKVLVAMEQGRLSQFKGMNMDQIQIDPNEKVSECAVSDVSETEGDSSWCSAGGSSRAKTSQLSADEDSDLDGLLNSGTSTSSTKHQMESRSEDSESGLRRLKNGHGSEKSKKRPLQTEPMVSTQQRDSGIDTAETGASKRRTWSSVECRAVEKILGTYIEGGRVPGKKECLSCIEASPRELEGRTWQAVKFFVKNKITALRRESSKRR, via the exons ATGGAATCTAG CAGAACCTGCAGGTTTAAAAAGCGTCTGAAGATGCTTAGGGAGCATCACAAAAGGTGCCAGAAGAGGTACACAGAGGGCCTGAAGACCAAACATCTACCTGTGcag GAATTGGAACCAGACACCAACACCATTGCCTGTGTCCAAAGAGAAGAGTCAGATGCAGATGAGCCAGAGGTTCCTCCCCTGACAAGAACAGACAGTGTATTT CTCACTAAAGACTACTGTACCAAGCATGCCATCGTTCAAGATCTGTCAGACGTCCCCTCAAGCTGCATAGAAACAACAGGTGATGACGATGAGTACCTCCCACCAAAGATGCAGCACAGTAGTTCTGACGAATCAATAGATTTTCCAACAAAAATTCCATCTAAAAGGAGGCGGGGGAAAGCTCAGAAGTCATACAAAAGGCAAAAGCAGAGTCGTACCCCTTCTGATGACTCTAACCACTCAGAACATGAGGAGCCATCTTTGAACTCGGAAAAGGTTTCTGtattgaaactgaaaaaaaaaggaaatggtgGTAGAGTCTATAATAAACGACATTATTGTCTTTATTGTCCTGTTAGCTGCTATAAAATGGCAAGACATTTGGTCAGAAAGCACAGCTCCGAGATTGATGTGGCAAAAGCCATAAGTTTTCCTCTAAAATCCAAGCAAAGGAAATTGCATTTGGATCTCATAAGAAACAAGGGGAACCGGGCTCACAATAATGAAGTTCTTAAATCAGGGACAGGAACACTGATTCCAGGTCAGCAGTCGTCTAACCCTGGAAAACCAAGTGACTACATGCACTGCATAAACTGCGAGGCTTTGctaaaaagaaagtgtttatGGAGGCATATGTCACGATGCAGActttcaaaaaaatgcagtggacAGAAGCCTGGGAGAAGCCGAATTCAATCGATCTGTGCATTTGCTCAACCTGCCCCAGAGGGTGTGAGCGTTAAAGTTTGGGAGCTGATTAATGCAATGCACCAGGATGAGGTCTCTCAAGTGATAAAGGGGGAAAGAACCATCATAAGGCTGGGagagcttttattttcaaaacacggaCATGACAAGAACAAACACGAATATATACGacaaaaaatgagagaaattgGAAGACTGGTTCTTATTTCTAGAAAAGAGGGAAAACTGCAGGGACTTGAGGATTTCTTCAAGCCGTCAAATTTCAACATAGTTGTTGAGATGGTGAAGAAAGTGTCAGGCTTCAACGAAGACACTAATGCATACAAAACTCCGTCTCTGGCTCTCAAGCTGGGCCACAGCCTGAAGAAGATTTCTGACATTCTAGAATGTGAGACACAAATGTCAGAGTCAATTGATGAGGAGTTTCTGGAGAACATCAAAAGGACTCgaactttgtttgaaaaaaaatgggatgTGTGCATTTCATCCCGTGCTCTTCAGACTTTAACTGAAGCCAAATGGAATACTCCTCATCTGCTGCCATTCACAGACGACGTCAAGAAAATGCACATCTACATAGATGAATGCAGGAAAGCATCccaaaataacataaaagaCAATCCAAATAAAAAGACCTGGACAAGACTTGCTAATGTCACTTTATGTGAAGTTATTCTCTTTAACCGCAGACGAGAAGGAGAAGTGTCCAAAATGCCTTTGAGTGCATTTACTCTTAGAGACACCGCTGGTGTTCCATCTGACCTGGCGACCAGTCTTACAGAGTTGGAGCAGAAactctgtaaacatttccaaCGCATTGAAATTCGAggtaaaagaaacagaaaggtTCCAATCTTACTTACACCTGAGATGCTAACGTCAATGGAAACATTGGTTTCTCTTCGCCGCACATGCGGGGTGCCAGACGAGAATCcctatttttttgcaagacCTGAAGCGGATACACATCTTAGAGGGTCGGACGCAATAAGAGAAGTTGCCCAGGCGTGTGGAGCAAAGCACCCTGAAACGTTGTCATCGACAAAACTGAGGAAGCAGGTGGCCACGCTATCAACAGTTTTGAACCTAAAGGATAATGAGATGGACACACTGGCAGACTTTCTGGGACATGACATACGAGTACACAGACAATACTACAGATTACCGGAAGGAACGATGCAGTTGGCCAAAGTCAGCAAAGTTCTAGTTGCCATGGAACAAGGCCGACTCTCACAGTTCAAGGGGATGAACATGGATCAAATTCAGATAGATCCAAATG AGAAAGTGTCCGAATGTGCAGTCAGTGACGTCTCAGAGACGGAGGGCGATTCATCTTGGTGTTCAGCTGGAG GATCCTCGAGAGCCAAGACGAGCCAGCTGTCAGCTGATGAGGACTCTGATTTAGACGGCCTTCTAAACTCAG GGACATCAACATCTTCAACCAAACATCAAATGGAGTCAAGGAGTGAAGACAGTGAATCTG GACTCAGAAGACTGAAGAACGGACACGGTAGTGAAAAGTCTAAAAAGCGACCCTTACAAACAG agCCCATGGTTTCTACACAGCAGAGAGACTCAGGCATCGATACTGCTGAGACGG GAGCTTCAAAAAGAAGGACCTGGTCTTCAGTGGAGTGCCGAGCAGTGGAAAAGATTTTAGGAACCTACATTGAAGGTGGGAGGGTTCCAGGAAAAAAGGAATGTCTTTCCTGCATAGAAGCTTCGCCGAGGGAGCTGGAAGGACGAACATGGCAGGCAGTCAAGTTTTTTGTTAAGAACAAAATCACAGCACTGAGGCGGGAGAGTTCAAAAAGACGTTAA
- the LOC111946283 gene encoding uncharacterized protein LOC111946283 isoform X2, whose amino-acid sequence MESRTCRFKKRLKMLREHHKRCQKRYTEGLKTKHLPVQELEPDTNTIACVQREESDADEPEVPPLTRTDSVFLTKDYCTKHAIVQDLSDVPSSCIETTGDDDEYLPPKMQHSSSDESIDFPTKIPSKRRRGKAQKSYKRQKQSRTPSDDSNHSEHEEPSLNSEKVSVLKLKKKGNGGRVYNKRHYCLYCPVSCYKMARHLVRKHSSEIDVAKAISFPLKSKQRKLHLDLIRNKGNRAHNNEVLKSGTGTLIPGQQSSNPGKPSDYMHCINCEALLKRKCLWRHMSRCRLSKKCSGQKPGRSRIQSICAFAQPAPEGVSVKVWELINAMHQDEVSQVIKGERTIIRLGELLFSKHGHDKNKHEYIRQKMREIGRLVLISRKEGKLQGLEDFFKPSNFNIVVEMVKKVSGFNEDTNAYKTPSLALKLGHSLKKISDILECETQMSESIDEEFLENIKRTRTLFEKKWDVCISSRALQTLTEAKWNTPHLLPFTDDVKKMHIYIDECRKASQNNIKDNPNKKTWTRLANVTLCEVILFNRRREGEVSKMPLSAFTLRDTAGVPSDLATSLTELEQKLCKHFQRIEIRGKRNRKVPILLTPEMLTSMETLVSLRRTCGVPDENPYFFARPEADTHLRGSDAIREVAQACGAKHPETLSSTKLRKQVATLSTVLNLKDNEMDTLADFLGHDIRVHRQYYRLPEGTMQLAKVSKVLVAMEQGRLSQFKGMNMDQIQIDPNEKVSECAVSDVSETEGDSSWCSAGGSSRAKTSQLSADEDSDLDGLLNSGTSTSSTKHQMESRSEDSESGLRRLKNGHGSEKSKKRPLQTEPMVSTQQRDSGIDTAETGASKRRTWSSVECRAVEKILGTYIEGGRVPGKKECLSCIEASPRELEGRTWQAVKFFVKNKITALRRESSKRR is encoded by the exons ATGGAATCTAG AACCTGCAGGTTTAAAAAGCGTCTGAAGATGCTTAGGGAGCATCACAAAAGGTGCCAGAAGAGGTACACAGAGGGCCTGAAGACCAAACATCTACCTGTGcag GAATTGGAACCAGACACCAACACCATTGCCTGTGTCCAAAGAGAAGAGTCAGATGCAGATGAGCCAGAGGTTCCTCCCCTGACAAGAACAGACAGTGTATTT CTCACTAAAGACTACTGTACCAAGCATGCCATCGTTCAAGATCTGTCAGACGTCCCCTCAAGCTGCATAGAAACAACAGGTGATGACGATGAGTACCTCCCACCAAAGATGCAGCACAGTAGTTCTGACGAATCAATAGATTTTCCAACAAAAATTCCATCTAAAAGGAGGCGGGGGAAAGCTCAGAAGTCATACAAAAGGCAAAAGCAGAGTCGTACCCCTTCTGATGACTCTAACCACTCAGAACATGAGGAGCCATCTTTGAACTCGGAAAAGGTTTCTGtattgaaactgaaaaaaaaaggaaatggtgGTAGAGTCTATAATAAACGACATTATTGTCTTTATTGTCCTGTTAGCTGCTATAAAATGGCAAGACATTTGGTCAGAAAGCACAGCTCCGAGATTGATGTGGCAAAAGCCATAAGTTTTCCTCTAAAATCCAAGCAAAGGAAATTGCATTTGGATCTCATAAGAAACAAGGGGAACCGGGCTCACAATAATGAAGTTCTTAAATCAGGGACAGGAACACTGATTCCAGGTCAGCAGTCGTCTAACCCTGGAAAACCAAGTGACTACATGCACTGCATAAACTGCGAGGCTTTGctaaaaagaaagtgtttatGGAGGCATATGTCACGATGCAGActttcaaaaaaatgcagtggacAGAAGCCTGGGAGAAGCCGAATTCAATCGATCTGTGCATTTGCTCAACCTGCCCCAGAGGGTGTGAGCGTTAAAGTTTGGGAGCTGATTAATGCAATGCACCAGGATGAGGTCTCTCAAGTGATAAAGGGGGAAAGAACCATCATAAGGCTGGGagagcttttattttcaaaacacggaCATGACAAGAACAAACACGAATATATACGacaaaaaatgagagaaattgGAAGACTGGTTCTTATTTCTAGAAAAGAGGGAAAACTGCAGGGACTTGAGGATTTCTTCAAGCCGTCAAATTTCAACATAGTTGTTGAGATGGTGAAGAAAGTGTCAGGCTTCAACGAAGACACTAATGCATACAAAACTCCGTCTCTGGCTCTCAAGCTGGGCCACAGCCTGAAGAAGATTTCTGACATTCTAGAATGTGAGACACAAATGTCAGAGTCAATTGATGAGGAGTTTCTGGAGAACATCAAAAGGACTCgaactttgtttgaaaaaaaatgggatgTGTGCATTTCATCCCGTGCTCTTCAGACTTTAACTGAAGCCAAATGGAATACTCCTCATCTGCTGCCATTCACAGACGACGTCAAGAAAATGCACATCTACATAGATGAATGCAGGAAAGCATCccaaaataacataaaagaCAATCCAAATAAAAAGACCTGGACAAGACTTGCTAATGTCACTTTATGTGAAGTTATTCTCTTTAACCGCAGACGAGAAGGAGAAGTGTCCAAAATGCCTTTGAGTGCATTTACTCTTAGAGACACCGCTGGTGTTCCATCTGACCTGGCGACCAGTCTTACAGAGTTGGAGCAGAAactctgtaaacatttccaaCGCATTGAAATTCGAggtaaaagaaacagaaaggtTCCAATCTTACTTACACCTGAGATGCTAACGTCAATGGAAACATTGGTTTCTCTTCGCCGCACATGCGGGGTGCCAGACGAGAATCcctatttttttgcaagacCTGAAGCGGATACACATCTTAGAGGGTCGGACGCAATAAGAGAAGTTGCCCAGGCGTGTGGAGCAAAGCACCCTGAAACGTTGTCATCGACAAAACTGAGGAAGCAGGTGGCCACGCTATCAACAGTTTTGAACCTAAAGGATAATGAGATGGACACACTGGCAGACTTTCTGGGACATGACATACGAGTACACAGACAATACTACAGATTACCGGAAGGAACGATGCAGTTGGCCAAAGTCAGCAAAGTTCTAGTTGCCATGGAACAAGGCCGACTCTCACAGTTCAAGGGGATGAACATGGATCAAATTCAGATAGATCCAAATG AGAAAGTGTCCGAATGTGCAGTCAGTGACGTCTCAGAGACGGAGGGCGATTCATCTTGGTGTTCAGCTGGAG GATCCTCGAGAGCCAAGACGAGCCAGCTGTCAGCTGATGAGGACTCTGATTTAGACGGCCTTCTAAACTCAG GGACATCAACATCTTCAACCAAACATCAAATGGAGTCAAGGAGTGAAGACAGTGAATCTG GACTCAGAAGACTGAAGAACGGACACGGTAGTGAAAAGTCTAAAAAGCGACCCTTACAAACAG agCCCATGGTTTCTACACAGCAGAGAGACTCAGGCATCGATACTGCTGAGACGG GAGCTTCAAAAAGAAGGACCTGGTCTTCAGTGGAGTGCCGAGCAGTGGAAAAGATTTTAGGAACCTACATTGAAGGTGGGAGGGTTCCAGGAAAAAAGGAATGTCTTTCCTGCATAGAAGCTTCGCCGAGGGAGCTGGAAGGACGAACATGGCAGGCAGTCAAGTTTTTTGTTAAGAACAAAATCACAGCACTGAGGCGGGAGAGTTCAAAAAGACGTTAA